In Pyxidicoccus trucidator, a genomic segment contains:
- a CDS encoding PD40 domain-containing protein, translating into MNPRPLAAALLALLLPGLALAQFYVVPRRPGKSPVNSYEFEWRHVDILVGPGATGLAPPPEHTAHDQPPGAQGGANPDAPTTSPQTGDPLNPPGGPPPESAQPTPEPEATGGLPPSAPPLLTDAADGGTVTAGIQGADGGTLLSAAGAGDGGTADGGGLASLGLGSPDGGFNYTYAKTLGDKSGGVRFYFYERERAVAERAAPLIEEAYRYLVDTFQYVPTQTFPYILYSSYQEFLQTNLFQVSEGTLGLTSTGEDLKLTLPYLGDHKLFEEISTHELAHQFTIQKVRTVAEQAKVFGDPLGGIPLWFIEGLAEFYAKRGMDPEAEMLVRDLLVNPDLYKGYAFLDFFSPGPYGYLWIYKVGQVRVAFLEEEYGKGIIQRVLEESPRLVGGSRDSPALKFEELLERLTGDDPKRLAARFENWLKRRAFKTYLSSEQSAPVMDMLDKGPGYITSMTSSPDGHVLALRTIVPETGESRLYLMDPRAPDRTVKVTGDGAPGVESLHPISGRSFALTQNKLAFVAEITGRDVIYVQDYAHVVEKRAQDVLVRRTAIRTGIDREVGTTVKLGVGNRVAYRIDKHGLLAAYSPAFSPDGRWVAFIGINDAGLRDVYAIDLQAGPEAKPLQLTDDVFSERQVTWGPAGVVFTSDATSHRKFNLFRVRTDAPRQVERITHENRDHADPTALADGRLFFTAFNNSSSDLHELMPDGRIVRRTDLTTGVFEPGPGPDGGLWMLFHVSGERRPAVLRPPRMLALDVPAEGAPEPPKPLAVRPLTDAQHYEPFTRKNLEFGPIFGFAGAGGGGFVGQLFAAASDRMKDHQFLLTLSVYGSFDLTDGYLLYINDQSRTTWGTGVFQSLRFRVDQTFDNSPVFFTSGERYFGVLGSLRYPLSTFFYLQGDLSLGGTKYFLDDPTEFYLFFAERNEANQELLSAWKAANESIRFQTEVSGQIGYDTLKYHYATGPLAGSSALLETTVGVQPFNNEAYSNIRLDAERYFPIYGRTHLFLRGGAGTTLGGRYARSYFLSSFDTLRGVNFGDERWLLGRHFVYSTLELQLPLNDIVRVAFLSDLEAVAGLDAGGVGENMDDFWDHRVLNAAVGFNLSLGPLLMRLHFARPIDIGAAAGKPDPGWVTNFSLGIAGLNGFFDQGNTGATNNGPPKSTSPALMPALGGGYTGPRH; encoded by the coding sequence GTGAACCCCCGTCCCCTCGCAGCTGCCCTCCTGGCACTGCTCCTACCCGGGCTGGCACTCGCCCAGTTCTACGTCGTGCCCCGGCGACCCGGGAAATCCCCGGTGAACAGCTACGAATTCGAGTGGCGGCACGTGGACATCCTCGTGGGCCCCGGTGCCACCGGCCTGGCCCCGCCCCCGGAGCACACGGCACATGACCAGCCGCCGGGCGCCCAGGGAGGCGCCAACCCGGACGCTCCCACCACGTCCCCCCAGACGGGCGATCCGCTCAACCCGCCTGGCGGCCCACCCCCGGAGTCCGCCCAGCCGACGCCCGAGCCGGAGGCCACCGGCGGCCTGCCCCCCTCCGCCCCTCCGCTGCTGACGGACGCGGCGGATGGCGGCACCGTCACGGCGGGCATCCAGGGCGCGGACGGCGGCACGCTGCTCAGCGCCGCGGGTGCGGGCGACGGCGGCACGGCGGACGGTGGCGGGCTGGCGTCACTGGGCCTGGGCAGCCCCGACGGCGGCTTCAACTACACCTACGCCAAGACGCTGGGGGACAAGTCGGGCGGCGTGCGCTTCTACTTCTATGAGCGCGAGCGCGCGGTGGCCGAGCGCGCCGCCCCCCTCATCGAAGAGGCCTACCGCTACCTCGTGGACACCTTCCAGTACGTCCCCACGCAGACCTTCCCTTACATCCTCTACAGCAGCTACCAGGAGTTCCTGCAGACCAACCTCTTCCAGGTGTCCGAGGGCACGCTGGGCCTTACCAGCACTGGCGAGGACCTGAAGCTGACGCTGCCGTACCTCGGCGACCACAAGCTGTTCGAGGAGATCAGCACCCACGAGCTGGCGCACCAGTTCACCATCCAGAAGGTGCGCACCGTGGCCGAGCAGGCGAAGGTGTTCGGCGACCCGCTGGGCGGGATTCCGCTGTGGTTCATCGAAGGTCTGGCCGAGTTCTACGCCAAGCGGGGCATGGACCCCGAGGCGGAGATGCTGGTGCGGGACTTGCTGGTGAATCCGGACCTGTACAAGGGCTACGCCTTCCTCGACTTCTTCTCCCCCGGGCCCTACGGCTACCTGTGGATCTACAAGGTGGGCCAGGTCCGCGTGGCCTTCCTCGAGGAGGAGTATGGCAAGGGCATCATCCAGCGCGTGCTGGAGGAGTCGCCGCGGCTGGTGGGTGGCTCGCGCGACTCGCCGGCGCTCAAGTTCGAGGAGCTGCTGGAGCGGCTCACCGGGGATGACCCGAAGCGGCTGGCGGCGCGGTTCGAGAACTGGCTGAAGCGCCGCGCGTTCAAGACGTACCTGAGCTCGGAGCAGTCCGCGCCCGTCATGGACATGCTGGACAAGGGGCCCGGCTACATCACCTCGATGACGAGCTCGCCGGACGGGCACGTGCTGGCGCTGCGCACCATTGTCCCGGAGACGGGCGAGAGCCGGCTGTACCTGATGGACCCGCGCGCTCCCGACCGGACAGTAAAAGTCACGGGCGACGGCGCGCCGGGCGTGGAGTCGCTGCACCCCATCTCCGGGCGCAGCTTCGCGCTGACGCAGAACAAGCTGGCCTTCGTGGCGGAAATCACCGGCCGCGACGTCATCTACGTCCAGGACTACGCGCACGTGGTGGAGAAGCGCGCGCAGGACGTGCTGGTGCGCCGCACCGCCATCCGCACCGGCATCGACCGGGAGGTGGGCACCACGGTGAAGCTGGGAGTGGGCAACCGCGTGGCGTACCGCATCGACAAGCACGGGCTGCTGGCGGCGTACTCGCCGGCCTTCTCGCCGGACGGGCGGTGGGTGGCCTTCATCGGCATCAACGACGCGGGCCTGCGCGACGTGTATGCGATTGATTTGCAGGCGGGCCCGGAGGCGAAGCCGCTCCAGCTCACCGACGACGTGTTCTCCGAGCGGCAGGTGACGTGGGGCCCGGCGGGCGTCGTCTTCACGTCCGACGCCACATCCCACCGCAAGTTCAACCTCTTCCGGGTGAGGACGGACGCCCCCCGCCAGGTGGAGCGCATCACCCACGAGAACCGGGACCATGCGGACCCCACGGCGCTGGCGGACGGCCGGCTGTTCTTCACGGCCTTCAACAACAGCAGCTCTGACCTGCACGAGCTGATGCCGGACGGCCGCATCGTCCGGCGCACGGACCTGACGACGGGCGTCTTCGAGCCGGGTCCCGGGCCGGACGGCGGCCTGTGGATGCTGTTCCACGTGTCCGGCGAGCGCAGGCCCGCGGTGCTGCGGCCGCCGCGCATGCTGGCGCTGGATGTGCCCGCCGAGGGCGCGCCGGAGCCGCCGAAGCCGCTGGCGGTGCGCCCGCTGACAGATGCGCAGCACTACGAGCCCTTCACGCGGAAGAACCTGGAGTTCGGCCCCATCTTCGGCTTCGCGGGCGCGGGCGGCGGCGGCTTCGTGGGCCAGCTCTTCGCGGCGGCGAGTGACCGCATGAAGGACCACCAGTTCCTGCTCACCCTGTCGGTGTACGGCAGCTTCGACCTGACGGACGGCTACCTGCTCTACATCAACGACCAGAGCCGGACGACGTGGGGAACCGGCGTCTTCCAGTCGCTGCGCTTCCGGGTGGACCAGACCTTCGATAACTCGCCCGTGTTCTTCACGTCGGGTGAGCGGTACTTCGGCGTGCTCGGCAGCCTCCGCTACCCGCTGAGCACCTTCTTCTACCTCCAGGGCGACCTGAGCCTGGGCGGGACGAAGTACTTCCTCGACGACCCGACCGAGTTCTACCTGTTCTTCGCGGAGCGCAACGAGGCCAACCAGGAGCTGCTGTCGGCCTGGAAGGCGGCCAACGAGAGCATCCGCTTCCAGACGGAGGTGAGCGGCCAGATTGGCTACGACACGCTGAAGTACCACTACGCCACCGGCCCGCTGGCGGGCAGCTCGGCGTTGCTGGAGACGACGGTGGGCGTGCAGCCCTTCAACAACGAGGCGTACAGCAACATCCGCCTGGACGCCGAGCGCTACTTCCCCATCTACGGCCGCACCCACCTCTTCTTGCGCGGCGGCGCGGGCACCACGCTGGGAGGCCGGTACGCGCGCTCCTACTTCCTGTCGTCGTTCGACACGCTGCGCGGGGTGAACTTCGGCGACGAGCGGTGGCTGCTGGGCCGCCACTTCGTCTACTCCACGCTGGAGCTGCAGCTGCCGCTCAACGACATCGTCCGGGTGGCCTTCCTGAGCGACCTGGAGGCGGTGGCGGGCCTGGACGCCGGTGGCGTGGGCGAGAACATGGATGACTTCTGGGACCACCGCGTGCTGAACGCCGCCGTCGGCTTCAACCTGTCGCTGGGGCCCCTGCTGATGCGGCTGCACTTCGCGAGGCCCATCGACATCGGCGCGGCGGCCGGCAAGCCGGACCCGGGCTGGGTGACGAACTTCTCGCTGGGCATCGCCGGCCTCAACGGCTTCTTCGACCAGGGCAATACCGGGGCGACGAACAACGGCCCGCCCAAGTCCACGTCCCCGGCGCTGATGCCGGCGCTCGGCGGCGGCTACACCGGCCCCCGTCACTGA
- a CDS encoding LVIVD repeat-containing protein translates to MRRLLALSSTLFLALGCGKDDATDARADCQLAAIDLSACQRSSLAQLQADGIWNLNVELNDGSGAASTMRLTGLASGATLLGLNVTERQVSEDTFFIASDVVDTAGDPVRYVVAGCSATGPGQLAGIFRRCQDGRADLQGTFEGVRLARRAGEEESSKVERVGEVGLPRGSATELAVAHGHAYVTAGKEGLFIFDVSNPAQPTRAAESKPADDVYSDVLVHGRTLYLATKNSGIGVFDLTDPKAPTRVRSVPETAVEVGSLAIDGNTLFATSPYPNAEVLVFDIATPSAPKLLTRYYVEGSEPATGERPLDVTAADGKLYVSHWTYGMTVSDVTTPAKPKLLGRFAGATSRTTAVGTFGSRTVAFDAGEDWGAHLSVLNVTVPALPEQIGSFRLRNEVSIRSVTLSGTKLYVAYYQDGLRVLDVSVPGEPRQVGYYNTWREADVGRGVTFFDGLNTLRVPGDGYIYATETARGLMIFRETE, encoded by the coding sequence ATGAGACGCCTTCTTGCACTTTCCTCCACCCTGTTCCTCGCCCTGGGCTGCGGCAAGGACGATGCGACTGATGCCCGAGCCGACTGTCAGCTTGCAGCCATCGATTTGTCGGCCTGTCAGCGTTCCAGCCTCGCCCAGCTTCAGGCTGATGGAATCTGGAACCTCAACGTCGAGCTGAACGACGGCTCCGGCGCCGCCAGCACCATGCGGCTGACGGGGCTCGCCAGCGGCGCGACGCTGCTCGGCCTCAACGTCACGGAGCGGCAGGTCTCCGAAGACACCTTCTTCATCGCCAGCGACGTGGTGGACACGGCGGGAGACCCGGTGCGCTACGTCGTCGCGGGCTGCTCGGCGACGGGGCCGGGCCAGCTGGCCGGCATCTTCCGTCGTTGCCAGGACGGTCGTGCTGACCTGCAGGGCACCTTCGAGGGAGTGCGCCTCGCGCGCCGCGCGGGTGAGGAGGAGTCCTCCAAGGTGGAGCGCGTCGGCGAAGTCGGCCTGCCGCGCGGCTCCGCCACGGAGCTGGCGGTGGCCCACGGCCACGCCTACGTCACCGCCGGCAAGGAAGGCCTGTTCATCTTCGACGTGAGCAACCCCGCGCAGCCGACCCGGGCGGCGGAGTCCAAGCCCGCCGACGACGTCTACAGCGACGTGCTGGTGCATGGGCGGACGCTGTACCTGGCCACGAAGAACAGCGGCATCGGGGTGTTCGACCTGACGGACCCGAAGGCGCCCACCCGCGTCCGCTCGGTGCCGGAGACCGCGGTGGAGGTGGGTTCGCTGGCCATCGACGGGAACACCCTCTTCGCGACGTCGCCGTACCCCAACGCCGAGGTGCTCGTCTTCGACATCGCCACGCCCTCCGCGCCGAAGCTCCTCACGCGCTACTACGTCGAGGGCAGCGAGCCGGCGACGGGCGAGCGCCCGCTGGACGTCACCGCCGCGGACGGCAAGCTGTACGTGAGCCACTGGACGTACGGGATGACGGTGTCGGACGTCACGACGCCGGCCAAGCCGAAGCTGCTGGGGCGCTTCGCGGGCGCCACCTCGCGCACCACGGCGGTGGGCACGTTCGGCAGCCGCACGGTGGCCTTCGACGCGGGCGAGGACTGGGGCGCGCACCTGAGCGTGCTGAACGTGACGGTGCCGGCGCTGCCGGAGCAGATAGGGTCATTCCGCTTGCGCAACGAGGTCTCCATCCGCTCGGTGACGCTGTCCGGCACGAAGCTGTACGTGGCCTACTACCAGGACGGCCTGCGCGTGCTGGACGTCTCGGTGCCCGGCGAGCCCCGGCAGGTGGGCTACTACAACACCTGGCGTGAGGCGGACGTCGGCCGTGGCGTCACCTTCTTCGACGGGCTCAACACCCTGCGCGTGCCGGGCGACGGCTACATCTACGCGACGGAGACGGCGCGCGGGCTGATGATCTTCCGCGAGACGGAGTAG
- a CDS encoding EAL domain-containing protein: protein MSDTPTRLCGRCQELPAKLEGTGRLFLWCPLGHSFGKLVAFLRETGREYQVRPEAQCVVVCVADGDLGTLAVSTVGALTQEETRGTRALFLAGDGEPGLADYPRVGSLQQFATMAQAGWLLDMLSEQRLTSHFQPIVHAQDTRRIFAHEALLRGRERDGALVSPGRMFQTARDADLLFQLDLAARTTAIREAVRHQLRTHLFINFTPAAIYDPAYCLRSTVSAISEAGIPPSSVIFEIIESDRAADAYHLKGIINFYRQAGFRVALDDLGAGYSSLNLIHQLRPDIIKLDMELVRDVHVDPYKGAIVRKLLEIARQLGIQTVAEGIETPEELRWVRAHGVDFVQGYLISRPQAAPAEATPFFTG from the coding sequence ATGAGCGACACCCCGACGCGGCTGTGCGGCCGGTGCCAGGAGCTGCCGGCGAAGCTGGAAGGCACGGGGCGGCTGTTCCTGTGGTGCCCGCTGGGCCACAGCTTCGGCAAGCTGGTGGCCTTCCTGCGGGAGACGGGGCGCGAGTATCAGGTGCGCCCCGAGGCACAGTGCGTCGTGGTGTGCGTGGCGGACGGCGACCTGGGGACGCTGGCGGTGAGCACGGTGGGCGCGCTGACGCAGGAGGAGACGCGGGGCACGCGCGCGCTCTTCCTGGCGGGCGACGGGGAGCCGGGGCTGGCGGACTACCCTCGGGTGGGCTCGCTCCAGCAGTTCGCCACCATGGCGCAGGCGGGGTGGCTGCTGGACATGCTGTCAGAGCAGCGGCTCACCTCGCACTTCCAGCCCATCGTCCATGCGCAGGACACGCGGCGCATCTTCGCCCACGAGGCGCTGCTGCGCGGCCGCGAGCGGGACGGCGCGCTGGTGTCACCGGGGCGGATGTTCCAGACGGCGCGTGACGCGGACCTGCTGTTCCAGCTGGACCTGGCGGCGCGCACCACGGCCATCCGCGAGGCGGTGCGGCACCAGCTGCGCACCCACCTGTTCATCAACTTCACGCCCGCGGCCATCTACGACCCGGCGTACTGCCTGCGCTCCACGGTGTCGGCCATCTCCGAGGCGGGCATTCCCCCGTCGAGCGTCATCTTCGAAATCATCGAGTCGGACCGGGCGGCGGACGCGTACCACCTGAAGGGCATCATCAACTTCTACCGGCAGGCGGGCTTCCGGGTGGCGCTGGACGATTTGGGGGCGGGGTACTCGTCGCTGAACCTCATCCACCAGCTGCGGCCGGACATCATCAAGCTGGACATGGAGCTGGTGCGGGACGTCCACGTGGACCCGTACAAGGGGGCCATCGTGCGGAAGCTGCTGGAAATCGCGCGGCAGCTGGGCATCCAGACGGTGGCGGAGGGCATCGAAACGCCCGAGGAGCTGCGCTGGGTGCGCGCGCACGGGGTGGACTTCGTGCAGGGCTACCTCATCTCGCGTCCGCAGGCCGCGCCGGCGGAGGCGACCCCGTTCTTCACGGGTTGA